The Helicobacter pylori genome includes a window with the following:
- a CDS encoding DNA repair protein RecN — protein sequence MRDFNNAQITRLKVRQNAVFEKLDLEFKDGLSAISGASGVGKSVLIASLLGAFGLKESNASNIEVELIAPFLDTEEYGIFREDEHEPLVISVIKKEKTRYFLNQTSLSKNTLKALLKGLIKRLSNDRFSQNELNDILMLSLLDGYIQNKNQAFSPLLGALEEKFTRLEKLEKERRLLEDKKRFQKDLEERLNFEKMKLERLDLKEDEYERLLEQKKLLSSKEKLNDKIALALEVLENTHKITHALESVGHSAEFLKSALLEASALLEKEQAKLEECERLDIEKVLERLGMLSGIIKDYGSIAHAKERLGHVKNELHNLKEIDHHCETYHKEIEQLKTECLKLCEEISGFRKEYLAGFNALLSAKAKDLLLKSPSLVLEEAPMSEKGAQKLVLNLQNSQLETLSSGEYSRLRLAFMLLEMEFLKDFKGVLVLDEMDSNLSGEESLAVSKALETLSSHSQIFAISHQVHIPALAKNHILVFKENHKSLAKTLNNEERVLEIARMIGGSENIESAISFAKEKLKVQE from the coding sequence ATGCGAGATTTCAATAACGCTCAAATCACACGCTTAAAAGTGCGTCAAAACGCTGTTTTTGAAAAATTGGATCTAGAGTTTAAAGACGGCTTGAGCGCAATTAGTGGGGCTAGTGGGGTGGGGAAAAGTGTTCTGATTGCGAGCCTTTTAGGGGCGTTTGGACTTAAAGAGAGCAACGCTTCAAACATTGAAGTGGAATTGATCGCGCCTTTTTTAGACACGGAAGAATACGGCATTTTTAGAGAAGATGAACATGAACCCTTAGTCATCAGCGTGATCAAAAAAGAAAAAACGCGCTATTTTTTAAACCAAACGAGCCTGTCTAAAAACACGCTCAAAGCGTTATTAAAAGGTTTGATCAAACGCTTATCTAACGACAGATTCAGCCAGAATGAACTCAACGATATTTTAATGCTCTCCTTATTAGATGGCTATATCCAAAACAAAAACCAGGCGTTTAGCCCCCTTTTAGGCGCGCTTGAAGAAAAATTCACCCGCTTAGAGAAGCTAGAAAAAGAAAGGCGGTTATTAGAGGATAAAAAGCGTTTCCAAAAGGATTTAGAAGAACGATTGAATTTTGAAAAAATGAAATTAGAGAGGCTGGATTTAAAAGAAGATGAATACGAACGCCTTTTAGAGCAAAAAAAATTGCTCTCTAGTAAGGAAAAACTGAACGATAAAATCGCTCTGGCGTTAGAGGTGCTAGAAAATACCCACAAAATCACGCATGCTTTAGAGAGCGTGGGCCATAGCGCGGAGTTTTTAAAAAGCGCTTTATTAGAAGCGAGCGCTCTGTTGGAAAAAGAGCAGGCTAAATTAGAAGAGTGCGAGCGTTTGGATATTGAAAAAGTGCTAGAAAGGCTTGGCATGCTAAGCGGGATCATTAAGGATTACGGGAGTATTGCGCATGCTAAAGAACGATTAGGGCATGTTAAAAACGAATTGCATAACCTGAAAGAAATTGATCATCATTGCGAAACTTACCACAAAGAAATAGAACAATTAAAAACCGAATGCTTGAAATTGTGCGAAGAAATAAGCGGCTTTAGAAAAGAATATTTAGCCGGTTTTAACGCTCTTTTAAGCGCTAAAGCGAAAGATTTGCTCCTAAAAAGCCCTAGCTTGGTTTTAGAAGAAGCCCCCATGAGCGAAAAAGGCGCTCAAAAACTCGTTTTGAATTTACAAAATTCCCAATTAGAAACCTTAAGCTCTGGAGAATACAGCCGTTTGAGGCTGGCGTTCATGCTTTTAGAAATGGAGTTTTTAAAGGATTTTAAAGGCGTGTTGGTGTTAGATGAAATGGATTCCAATTTGAGCGGTGAAGAGAGTTTGGCGGTCTCTAAAGCCCTTGAAACCTTAAGCAGCCATTCGCAAATCTTTGCCATTTCGCACCAAGTCCATATCCCAGCGCTCGCTAAAAACCATATTTTAGTTTTCAAAGAAAACCACAAAAGCCTTGCAAAAACTCTCAATAATGAAGAAAGGGTTTTAGAAATCGCGCGCATGATAGGAGGGAGCGAGAATATAG
- a CDS encoding NAD(+)/NADH kinase gives MKDSLQTIGVFVRPTHYQNPLFEKLERAKEWVLKLLEDEGFESFMIDSLDGSKDERLIEKAYAFLCLGGDGTILGALRMTHSYNKPCFGVRIGNLGFLSAVELNGLKGFLQDLKQGAIKLEEHLALEGRIGKTSFYAINEIVIAKKKALGVLDIKAYAGHTPFNTYKGDGLIIATPLGSTAYNLSAHGPIVHALSQSYILTPLCDFSLTQRPLVLGAEFCLNFCAHEDALVVIDGQATYDLEANQPLYIQKSPTTTKLLQKNSRDYFKVLKEKLLWGESPSKKR, from the coding sequence ATGAAAGATTCACTTCAAACTATCGGCGTGTTTGTGCGACCCACTCATTATCAAAACCCTCTTTTTGAAAAGTTAGAGCGAGCTAAAGAATGGGTTTTAAAGCTTTTAGAAGATGAGGGGTTTGAAAGCTTTATGATTGATAGCCTTGATGGATCAAAAGATGAACGATTGATAGAAAAAGCTTATGCGTTTTTATGTTTAGGGGGCGATGGCACGATTTTAGGGGCTTTAAGAATGACGCATTCTTACAATAAGCCATGTTTTGGGGTTAGAATAGGGAATTTAGGGTTTTTGAGCGCAGTTGAATTGAATGGTTTGAAAGGTTTCTTACAAGATCTCAAGCAAGGCGCTATCAAACTAGAAGAGCATTTGGCTTTAGAGGGCCGTATTGGGAAAACCTCTTTTTATGCGATCAATGAAATCGTGATCGCCAAAAAAAAAGCTTTAGGGGTTTTAGACATCAAAGCTTACGCAGGCCATACGCCCTTTAACACCTATAAAGGCGATGGGCTTATCATTGCCACGCCCCTAGGCTCGACCGCTTATAATTTGAGCGCTCATGGGCCGATTGTGCATGCTTTAAGCCAGAGCTATATTTTAACGCCCTTGTGCGATTTTTCTTTAACGCAACGCCCTTTAGTGTTAGGAGCGGAATTTTGCTTGAATTTTTGCGCTCATGAAGACGCTCTTGTGGTCATTGATGGGCAAGCCACCTATGATTTAGAAGCCAACCAACCCCTATATATTCAAAAAAGCCCCACCACTACCAAGCTCTTACAAAAAAATTCAAGGGATTATTTTAAAGTGCTTAAAGAAAAGCTATTATGGGGGGAAAGCCCTAGCAAAAAAAGATAA
- a CDS encoding outer membrane protein → MKKFFSQSLLALIVSINTLLAMDGNGVFLGAGYLQGQAQMHADINSQKQAANATIKGFDVLLGYQFFFEKHFGLRLYGFFDYAHANSIRLKNPNYNSEAVQVAGQILGKQEINRLTNIADPKTFEPNMLTYGGAMDVMVNAINNGIMSLGAFGGVQLAGNSWLMATPSFEGILVEQALVSKKATSFQFLFNVGARLRILKHSSIEAGVKFPMLKKNPYITAKNLDIGFRRVYSWYVNYVFTF, encoded by the coding sequence ATGAAAAAATTTTTTTCTCAATCGTTGTTGGCTTTGATTGTGTCTATAAACACATTATTAGCTATGGATGGTAATGGCGTTTTTTTAGGGGCGGGTTATTTGCAAGGGCAAGCGCAAATGCATGCGGATATTAATTCTCAAAAACAAGCCGCTAACGCTACTATCAAGGGCTTTGATGTGCTTTTAGGGTATCAATTTTTCTTTGAAAAACACTTTGGCTTGCGCCTTTATGGGTTTTTTGACTACGCCCATGCCAATTCTATTAGGCTTAAAAACCCTAACTATAACAGCGAAGCGGTGCAAGTGGCGGGTCAAATTCTTGGGAAACAAGAAATCAATCGTTTAACAAACATCGCCGATCCCAAAACCTTTGAGCCAAACATGCTCACTTATGGGGGGGCTATGGATGTGATGGTTAATGCCATCAATAACGGCATCATGAGTTTGGGGGCTTTTGGTGGGGTGCAATTAGCCGGCAATTCATGGCTTATGGCGACACCGAGCTTTGAGGGTATTTTAGTGGAGCAAGCCCTTGTGAGCAAAAAAGCCACTTCTTTCCAATTTTTATTCAATGTGGGGGCTCGCTTAAGGATCTTAAAGCATTCTAGCATTGAAGCGGGCGTGAAATTCCCCATGCTGAAGAAAAATCCCTATATCACTGCAAAAAATTTGGATATAGGGTTTAGGCGCGTGTATTCATGGTATGTGAATTATGTATTCACTTTCTAG
- a CDS encoding alanine dehydrogenase: MTIGLVKESMDLESRVALVPDDVALITQKGVGVLVENQAGANSGYSNEAYESVGAKIVDSKTAWGQDLVVKCKEPLEHEYPLLKEKAMLFSYLDLAYQKSLCEMFIDKKITSICTETIAGPKNDYPILAPMSVVAGRLAAHLIQHYLLALEHVKGFMGKGVMLGGLSGAQRAKIVVVGGGVVGMESAKVLSQMGAKVTILELDYAKLQNHPYYHLYDLEVLSVNEANIIQALNGAVGLVGAVLVTASQTPKVILRRHLKRMQKQGVVIDVACDLGGCIETIHQTSHSNPVYVEEDLLHYGVPNMPGIAAKTSSVAYSHASAPYLLYYLEHGLKGFLKANTKIVANTLGGLSAYNGYITQEGIAKTFNLAFKSPLEVLKEL, translated from the coding sequence ATGACTATTGGGCTAGTCAAAGAAAGCATGGATTTAGAATCACGAGTGGCTTTGGTGCCTGATGATGTGGCGCTAATCACTCAAAAGGGCGTGGGGGTTTTAGTGGAAAATCAAGCCGGCGCTAATAGCGGTTATAGTAACGAAGCGTATGAGAGCGTGGGGGCTAAAATCGTGGATTCTAAAACAGCGTGGGGGCAGGATTTGGTGGTCAAATGCAAAGAGCCTTTAGAGCATGAATACCCTTTGTTGAAAGAAAAAGCCATGCTGTTTAGTTATTTGGATCTAGCGTATCAAAAAAGCTTGTGCGAAATGTTTATAGATAAAAAAATCACTTCCATTTGCACTGAAACCATTGCCGGGCCTAAAAACGACTACCCTATTTTAGCGCCTATGAGCGTGGTGGCTGGGAGGTTGGCTGCGCATTTAATCCAGCATTATTTGCTGGCTTTAGAGCATGTTAAGGGCTTTATGGGTAAGGGGGTCATGCTTGGGGGGTTATCGGGCGCGCAAAGGGCTAAAATCGTCGTGGTTGGGGGCGGTGTGGTTGGCATGGAGAGCGCGAAAGTCTTAAGCCAAATGGGGGCTAAAGTAACGATTTTAGAATTGGACTACGCTAAATTGCAAAACCACCCCTATTACCATTTGTATGATTTAGAAGTTTTAAGCGTGAATGAAGCCAATATCATTCAGGCTTTAAATGGGGCGGTGGGGCTAGTGGGAGCGGTGCTAGTTACAGCGAGCCAAACCCCTAAAGTGATCTTAAGAAGGCATTTAAAACGCATGCAAAAACAAGGGGTAGTAATAGATGTGGCTTGCGATTTAGGGGGGTGTATAGAGACCATACACCAGACAAGCCATTCTAACCCGGTGTATGTGGAAGAGGATTTGTTGCATTATGGCGTGCCTAACATGCCAGGGATTGCCGCTAAAACAAGCTCTGTAGCTTATAGCCATGCGAGCGCACCGTATTTGTTGTATTATTTAGAGCATGGCTTGAAGGGCTTTTTAAAAGCCAACACTAAAATCGTAGCAAACACCCTTGGAGGCTTGAGCGCTTATAACGGCTATATCACCCAAGAAGGCATCGCTAAAACTTTCAATCTAGCGTTCAAGTCGCCTTTAGAGGTTTTAAAAGAGCTTTAA
- the rocF gene encoding arginase: MILVGLEAELGASKRGTDKGVRRLREALSATHGDVIKGMQTITQERCVLYKEFRYAKNFEDYYLFCKENLIPCMKEVFEKKEFPLILSSEHANMFGIFQAFRSVHKDKKIGILYLDAHADIHTAYDSDSKHIHGMPLGMVLNRVRSGFNRMSESEEKAWQKLCSLGLEKGGLEIDPKCLVYFGVRSTEQSERDVIKELEIPLFSVEAIRENMQEVVQKTKESLKAVDIIYLSLDLDIMDGKLFTSTGVRENNGLSFDELKRLLSLLLEGFKDRLGAIEVTEYNPTVSVKHTNEEEKQVLEILDLIINSCKIKDKKPSFAMSR; this comes from the coding sequence ATGATTTTAGTAGGATTGGAAGCGGAATTAGGAGCGTCAAAAAGAGGCACCGATAAAGGGGTTAGGCGTTTGAGAGAAGCCTTAAGCGCAACGCATGGCGATGTGATTAAAGGCATGCAAACGATCACTCAAGAGCGGTGCGTGCTTTATAAGGAGTTTAGATACGCTAAGAATTTTGAAGATTACTACCTTTTTTGTAAAGAAAATCTGATCCCTTGCATGAAAGAAGTGTTTGAGAAAAAAGAATTCCCTTTGATCTTAAGCTCAGAGCATGCGAACATGTTTGGGATTTTCCAAGCGTTTAGGAGCGTTCATAAGGACAAAAAAATAGGGATTTTGTATTTAGACGCGCATGCGGATATTCATACGGCTTATGACAGCGATTCAAAGCATATCCACGGCATGCCTTTAGGCATGGTTTTAAATCGTGTCCGTAGTGGGTTTAATCGCATGAGCGAGAGCGAAGAAAAGGCATGGCAAAAGCTCTGCTCTTTGGGGTTAGAAAAGGGAGGGTTAGAAATTGATCCTAAATGTTTGGTGTATTTTGGGGTAAGAAGCACCGAACAGAGTGAAAGAGATGTGATTAAGGAATTAGAAATCCCTTTATTCAGCGTGGAAGCGATAAGAGAAAACATGCAAGAAGTGGTTCAAAAAACCAAAGAATCATTAAAAGCGGTGGATATTATTTATCTCAGTTTGGATTTAGACATTATGGATGGCAAGCTTTTCACTTCTACCGGCGTGCGTGAAAATAACGGGCTGAGTTTTGATGAATTAAAGCGATTACTCAGCTTGCTTTTAGAAGGTTTTAAAGACAGATTGGGAGCCATTGAAGTAACCGAATACAACCCCACGGTGAGCGTAAAACACACCAACGAAGAAGAAAAGCAGGTTTTAGAGATCTTGGATCTCATCATCAATAGCTGTAAAATTAAAGATAAGAAGCCGTCTTTTGCAATGAGTCGCTGA